Proteins encoded together in one Orbaceae bacterium lpD01 window:
- the rplJ gene encoding 50S ribosomal protein L10 translates to MALNLQDKQAIVAEVTDLAKGALSAVVADSRGVTVDKMTTLRKSAREAGVYIRVVRNTLLRRIVEGTPYECLKDTFVGPTLIAFSFEHPGAAARLFKEFAKGNDKFEIKAAAFEGELITAANIDRLATLPTYEEALARLMSTMKEAAAGKLVRTLAALRDQKEAA, encoded by the coding sequence ATGGCACTAAATCTTCAAGATAAACAAGCAATTGTTGCTGAAGTTACTGACCTAGCCAAAGGTGCGCTATCTGCAGTTGTTGCCGATTCTCGTGGCGTAACCGTAGATAAAATGACTACATTACGTAAATCTGCTCGTGAAGCGGGTGTTTATATACGTGTTGTGCGTAATACTTTATTACGTCGCATTGTAGAAGGCACACCTTATGAGTGTTTAAAAGATACGTTTGTTGGTCCAACTCTTATTGCATTTTCATTTGAGCACCCAGGTGCAGCAGCTCGTTTATTTAAAGAGTTTGCTAAAGGGAATGACAAATTTGAGATTAAAGCAGCAGCCTTTGAAGGTGAGTTAATTACTGCGGCCAATATTGACCGTTTAGCAACTCTACCAACTTACGAAGAAGCATTAGCACGTTTGATGTCAACCATGAAAGAAGCCGCAGCAGGCAAATTGGTTCGTACTCTTGCAGCACTTCGCGATCAAAAAGAAGCTGCTTAA
- the rplL gene encoding 50S ribosomal protein L7/L12, translating to MSITKEQILDAVAEMSVMDVVELISMMEEKFGVSAAAAVAVAASGPAEAAEEKTEFDVVLTAVGANKVAVIKAVRGATGLGLKEAKDLVESAPAVVKEAASKDDAETLKKALEESGASVELK from the coding sequence ATGTCTATCACTAAAGAACAAATTTTAGACGCAGTAGCTGAGATGTCAGTAATGGACGTTGTTGAATTAATTTCAATGATGGAAGAAAAATTCGGTGTTTCTGCTGCTGCAGCTGTCGCAGTAGCAGCATCTGGCCCAGCTGAAGCGGCTGAAGAAAAAACTGAATTTGACGTTGTATTAACAGCTGTTGGCGCTAACAAAGTAGCCGTTATCAAAGCGGTTCGTGGCGCAACTGGTCTTGGTCTTAAAGAAGCAAAAGATCTTGTTGAATCTGCACCTGCAGTTGTTAAAGAAGCAGCAAGTAAAGATGATGCAGAAACGCTTAAAAAAGCGCTTGAAGAATCTG